One part of the Hydrogenobacter sp. T-2 genome encodes these proteins:
- a CDS encoding tetratricopeptide repeat protein — MRDIFLRVGGLIAVLVLLVGGFLLWDNYRNRKLQEASYKEYEIRKLLQAGNYEKAKELIDSASNSSMKPLFLSYKLYIADNSKEQKVNTLEVLREITNSLKDRELLAFYRERYAYELFKEGKNKEALSELEKIREEDFNYVSSLLLKAQILKAEGKIEEAKAVLKKIEEKSPNTYFANMAQAFSLIGD; from the coding sequence ATGAGGGATATTTTTTTAAGGGTAGGTGGTCTTATAGCAGTCCTTGTTCTTCTTGTTGGAGGCTTTCTCCTTTGGGATAACTACAGGAATCGTAAACTTCAGGAGGCTTCTTACAAGGAATACGAAATAAGAAAACTCTTGCAGGCAGGCAACTACGAAAAGGCGAAGGAGCTTATTGACTCAGCTTCTAACAGTTCCATGAAGCCCCTTTTCCTCTCTTACAAGCTGTATATTGCGGACAATTCAAAAGAGCAGAAGGTCAACACCTTAGAAGTGCTTCGTGAAATTACAAATAGCCTCAAGGATAGGGAGCTGTTAGCCTTCTATAGGGAAAGATACGCTTATGAGCTTTTCAAAGAAGGTAAAAACAAGGAAGCCCTAAGTGAATTGGAGAAGATAAGGGAAGAGGACTTTAATTACGTAAGCTCTCTCTTGTTAAAGGCTCAAATTCTCAAGGCGGAAGGGAAAATAGAAGAGGCAAAGGCGGTTTTGAAAAAAATAGAGGAAAAAAGCCCCAACACTTACTTTGCCAATATGGCACAAGCCTTCTCCTTGATAGGAGACTAA
- the pilM gene encoding type IV pilus biogenesis protein PilM produces MKLSLPLPSLGKKTKTVLGLHYTDKVIRLLELGKDKKPVSEPVELSLEGKDKERVLRELVQKHGLSGKRVAACVSVDDGLLKFYKYPTSMSKKDLQSAIEWSIKRELSAMKEETYYDYFILEPGAEEKQVGVVLVLSRKETVEGIRKMLENAGLKLHILDYEPLAIINYGIYHRLPVPYSILYVDYNYSILTTYSPTNIGYYVTYWSFMEFLKSKDEESLESFFAEIRNIVVLNDLSSMYVAGPILAEEEMLTRVMENLPILGLLDLEELKPNFFIPYILSIRGMEG; encoded by the coding sequence ATGAAGCTAAGCCTGCCTCTTCCATCTCTTGGGAAGAAAACTAAGACAGTCTTAGGTCTACATTATACAGACAAGGTTATAAGGCTCTTGGAATTGGGGAAGGACAAAAAACCCGTTTCTGAACCCGTTGAGTTAAGTCTTGAGGGAAAGGATAAGGAAAGGGTGCTAAGGGAGCTTGTTCAGAAGCACGGGCTTTCTGGAAAGAGGGTAGCCGCTTGTGTGTCTGTCGACGATGGACTTCTAAAGTTCTACAAGTATCCTACATCCATGAGCAAGAAAGACTTACAGAGTGCTATAGAGTGGTCCATAAAGAGAGAGCTTTCTGCTATGAAGGAAGAAACCTATTACGACTACTTTATACTTGAGCCGGGAGCTGAAGAAAAACAAGTGGGTGTGGTTCTCGTGCTTTCTCGCAAGGAAACGGTTGAAGGTATAAGAAAAATGCTTGAAAATGCAGGGCTCAAACTTCATATCCTTGATTACGAACCTTTAGCCATAATAAACTACGGAATCTATCACAGGCTACCTGTTCCCTATTCCATTCTCTACGTGGACTACAACTACTCTATACTTACCACCTATTCACCCACCAACATAGGCTACTATGTGACCTATTGGAGCTTTATGGAGTTTTTGAAAAGTAAAGACGAGGAGTCTCTTGAGAGCTTTTTTGCAGAAATAAGAAACATAGTAGTCCTCAATGACCTTTCCAGTATGTATGTGGCTGGTCCCATTCTTGCGGAGGAGGAAATGCTCACCAGAGTGATGGAAAACCTTCCCATACTTGGCTTGCTTGACCTTGAAGAGCTTAAACCAAACTTCTTTATTCCGTACATATTAAGTATAAGGGGGATGGAAGGATGA
- a CDS encoding c-type cytochrome produces the protein MQAFAQQKGCFACHGMDAKKVGPSFKEVAKRFAGQPNIEEELAKRIKNGGVGVWGQVPMPPQNVTEQEAKDLAKWVLSLK, from the coding sequence ATGCAGGCTTTCGCCCAGCAGAAGGGCTGTTTTGCCTGCCATGGCATGGACGCCAAAAAGGTGGGACCCTCCTTCAAGGAGGTTGCAAAAAGGTTTGCAGGACAGCCTAATATAGAAGAAGAGCTTGCCAAAAGGATAAAGAACGGTGGTGTAGGAGTATGGGGGCAAGTGCCAATGCCTCCTCAAAACGTTACAGAGCAAGAGGCTAAAGACCTGGCTAAGTGGGTGCTCAGCTTAAAGTGA
- the glyS gene encoding glycine--tRNA ligase subunit beta, translating to MKDLLIEIGTEELPASHIPLAVNHLKEKLSQILHRQDIQTFSTPRRLAFFVKNFENSSPEKEETIYGPPVKVAYEDAKPTKALLAFLERNKASIEEVIEVQKGEGLYVAIRRRVKEDSPLERLSEVFEELLRNVPFPKTMRWDSSNLRFSRPIRWICALYGDEVLPLSFGRLKAGRITYGHRIISPKAIELKSAGEYQEVLKENYVIADYKERLGMVLAFLRDEAYALGGKPLYPEGLEEEVANLVEFPFAVVGKFEEKYLELPDKVIMTVLAHHQRFFCVEKDRKLLPYFIAISNNYPRDGLVVKGYEKVIRARLEDALFFYREDLKRPLEELVSGLSEVLFHPKAGSMLEKVKRVGALAIKLAELLGLSEEKKKKIERACQLCKADLLTQMVRELDELQGYMGYIYALKQGEDPEVALALYEHYLPVRTSDPLPSNDISAVLSVADRLDSINTLITVGESPKGSSDPYGMKRLAHGLFAILEHFGWDIDLSVLLESYTKELEKFLEARLEAYLDPYGYDLVRAVLEVKNPLKPYEIISMVKTLASLREEEEFKHIVEVYRRVVRILPSEWEEDMVEEGLITEKEEGELWKVLKSLKNTQDMLSLYALKEPINRFFDKVLVMDPREEIRKNRLALLYRIKKLFNRFADFSKIVIEGG from the coding sequence ATGAAAGACCTTCTTATAGAAATAGGCACTGAGGAGCTACCCGCAAGCCACATCCCTCTGGCGGTAAACCACCTAAAGGAAAAACTCTCCCAGATACTACACAGACAGGACATACAGACCTTTTCAACCCCCAGGAGGCTTGCCTTTTTTGTTAAAAACTTTGAAAATAGTAGTCCTGAGAAGGAAGAAACCATCTACGGTCCACCAGTTAAAGTAGCCTATGAAGACGCAAAGCCCACGAAGGCACTCCTTGCCTTTCTTGAAAGAAACAAGGCAAGCATAGAAGAAGTCATTGAAGTTCAAAAGGGTGAGGGTCTGTATGTGGCTATAAGGAGGAGGGTGAAAGAGGATTCACCCCTTGAGAGGCTTTCAGAGGTCTTTGAGGAGCTCCTAAGGAACGTTCCTTTCCCCAAGACAATGAGATGGGACTCCTCAAATCTTAGGTTTTCAAGACCAATTAGATGGATATGTGCCTTGTATGGCGATGAAGTTTTGCCCCTTTCTTTTGGAAGGTTAAAGGCAGGCAGGATAACATACGGACACAGGATAATCTCTCCAAAGGCTATTGAACTTAAGAGTGCGGGGGAATACCAAGAGGTGCTTAAAGAAAATTATGTAATTGCGGACTACAAGGAAAGGCTTGGTATGGTGCTTGCCTTTCTTCGGGATGAGGCTTACGCTCTTGGTGGAAAGCCCCTGTATCCAGAAGGTCTGGAGGAAGAGGTGGCAAACCTTGTAGAGTTTCCCTTTGCGGTGGTGGGAAAGTTTGAAGAAAAATACCTTGAGCTTCCAGATAAGGTTATAATGACCGTCCTTGCACATCATCAAAGGTTCTTCTGCGTAGAGAAAGACCGCAAACTCCTGCCTTACTTTATAGCCATAAGCAACAACTATCCAAGAGATGGTTTGGTAGTTAAAGGCTACGAAAAGGTTATAAGAGCGAGGCTTGAGGATGCACTGTTTTTCTATAGAGAAGACCTTAAAAGACCTCTTGAGGAGTTGGTTTCTGGACTTTCTGAGGTGCTTTTCCATCCAAAGGCTGGCAGTATGTTAGAGAAGGTGAAAAGGGTAGGAGCCCTTGCCATAAAGCTGGCAGAGCTACTCGGGCTCTCTGAAGAGAAAAAGAAAAAGATAGAAAGGGCTTGCCAGCTCTGTAAGGCAGACCTTCTCACTCAAATGGTAAGGGAGCTTGACGAGCTTCAAGGTTATATGGGATATATATACGCTCTTAAGCAGGGTGAAGACCCAGAAGTTGCCCTTGCACTCTATGAGCATTACCTACCAGTGCGGACTTCTGACCCACTACCTTCAAATGATATCTCTGCGGTGTTATCTGTGGCGGACAGGCTTGACAGCATAAACACCCTTATCACCGTAGGTGAAAGCCCTAAGGGTAGCTCAGACCCTTACGGTATGAAAAGACTTGCTCATGGACTCTTTGCCATATTAGAGCACTTTGGATGGGACATAGACCTTTCTGTATTGCTTGAAAGCTATACTAAAGAATTGGAGAAGTTTCTTGAGGCAAGGCTTGAAGCCTACCTTGACCCCTACGGCTACGACCTTGTGAGAGCGGTTCTTGAAGTAAAGAATCCACTTAAACCCTATGAAATTATAAGCATGGTAAAAACCCTTGCCAGCCTCAGGGAAGAGGAAGAATTTAAACATATAGTGGAAGTATACAGAAGGGTAGTAAGGATACTACCCTCAGAATGGGAGGAAGATATGGTGGAAGAAGGGTTAATAACTGAAAAAGAAGAGGGAGAGCTTTGGAAAGTCCTCAAAAGCCTTAAAAATACGCAGGATATGCTAAGCCTTTACGCTCTTAAAGAACCTATAAACCGCTTCTTTGATAAAGTTTTGGTAATGGACCCAAGAGAAGAGATAAGGAAAAACAGGCTTGCACTTCTTTACAGAATAAAAAAACTTTTTAACAGATTTGCGGATTTTAGCAAGATAGTAATAGAAGGAGGTTAA
- a CDS encoding prepilin-type N-terminal cleavage/methylation domain-containing protein, with translation MRALYEATARSMRTNKGFTLIELLVVVAIIAILAAIAIPQFNKYRVTAAKNACLSDVRNAVTACAAHLAENPNATDCPSFAGANVTIDTTSGTITATKACTGAAAGNTASCTSSNDSINCSVTGTGGGTGTGDGTDTGDGTE, from the coding sequence ATGAGAGCACTCTACGAAGCAACCGCAAGGTCCATGAGGACCAACAAGGGTTTCACCCTCATTGAGCTCCTTGTAGTGGTCGCCATCATAGCCATACTTGCAGCCATAGCCATACCCCAGTTCAACAAATACCGTGTAACCGCAGCAAAAAACGCTTGCCTCTCTGATGTAAGAAACGCAGTAACCGCATGTGCAGCACACCTTGCAGAAAACCCGAACGCAACCGACTGCCCAAGTTTTGCGGGTGCTAATGTTACCATTGATACCACCAGTGGGACTATCACCGCTACAAAGGCATGCACTGGAGCTGCAGCAGGCAACACCGCAAGCTGCACTTCAAGCAACGACAGCATAAATTGTTCAGTTACTGGTACTGGTGGCGGCACTGGTACTGGTGACGGCACTGATACTGGTGACGGCACTGAATGA
- a CDS encoding septum formation initiator family protein: MIRINLAKVRKEEGKRGIAFDLSSLKTLKVQDLLKAGGEYYVGLLLWLGVVGILAYYWKVKAEVDSLKAELDNLNAEKTRLQAQAEKFLNEKKAIEERIARIKKGIQDIESSKDIIIGLKAYYEPFNSGFFLYTSRVPRASWISSYTQSLNINQGKLTSELEISSLDYESLSLYSKALSNASQGVYFSQLERKVNPHGFEYYSAKLSSEKSLQEGR; encoded by the coding sequence ATGATAAGGATAAACCTTGCAAAGGTAAGGAAGGAGGAGGGAAAAAGGGGCATAGCCTTTGACTTATCATCTTTGAAAACTTTAAAGGTGCAGGACTTACTCAAAGCTGGGGGAGAGTATTACGTAGGACTTTTGCTGTGGCTTGGTGTGGTAGGCATATTGGCTTATTATTGGAAAGTCAAAGCAGAAGTGGACTCTCTTAAGGCGGAGCTTGACAATTTAAACGCAGAAAAGACAAGGCTTCAAGCACAGGCAGAAAAATTTCTCAATGAGAAAAAGGCTATAGAAGAGAGGATAGCAAGGATAAAAAAGGGCATACAAGATATTGAAAGTAGCAAGGATATAATCATAGGACTAAAGGCTTACTATGAGCCTTTTAACTCAGGCTTTTTCCTCTACACATCAAGAGTGCCAAGAGCTTCTTGGATTAGCTCCTACACACAATCTCTGAATATAAACCAAGGTAAGCTAACCTCAGAGCTTGAAATAAGCTCCCTTGATTATGAGAGTCTCAGCCTTTATAGTAAGGCACTAAGTAATGCTTCTCAAGGTGTTTATTTTTCTCAGCTTGAAAGAAAAGTAAACCCGCATGGATTTGAATATTATTCTGCCAAGCTGTCTTCTGAAAAAAGCCTGCAGGAAGGGAGGTAA
- the fabZ gene encoding 3-hydroxyacyl-ACP dehydratase FabZ has protein sequence MGVKEIMEILPHRYPILLVDKIVEMELGKRIVGIKNVSVNEPVFQGHFPDFPLMPGVYILEAMAQVGGILMIKSLGLEIGKYAIVFAGIDDARFKRPVYPGDQLLLELEVISLKKSLSKMKGTARVDSEVVATAVLYAAARELEDIKR, from the coding sequence CTGGGCGTAAAAGAGATAATGGAAATCCTACCACACAGGTATCCTATACTTCTTGTAGACAAAATTGTGGAGATGGAGCTTGGCAAGAGGATAGTAGGCATAAAGAATGTGTCTGTAAACGAGCCTGTGTTTCAGGGACACTTTCCAGACTTTCCTCTAATGCCGGGCGTATATATCCTTGAAGCCATGGCTCAAGTGGGTGGAATCCTTATGATAAAATCCCTTGGGCTTGAGATAGGTAAATACGCCATAGTCTTTGCAGGCATAGATGATGCAAGGTTCAAAAGACCAGTCTATCCCGGCGACCAACTCCTTTTAGAGCTTGAAGTCATATCCCTAAAGAAAAGCCTGTCTAAAATGAAAGGCACAGCAAGGGTAGACTCCGAAGTGGTAGCTACCGCAGTGCTCTATGCAGCGGCGAGGGAGCTTGAAGATATAAAGCGTTAA
- a CDS encoding pilus assembly protein: MRKVLGFLVVLLLVGFSYSQTIREMRFENVKLEIVLKALAEVSGMNVIFDPAVSQDLQKTVSVAIYRPVPVGEAMNIILKTHNLIAVPVDTRVFRITKSGDLTFDVARYTDAQIKELVDLLKARVSPSAEIVVDRTLKKVFVRDELSRIEQLRRLQRDIERASLQAEEREEYITKVFYIRRDISYKDIAKALQELNIKDMTVTEAPEFNALIVSANRRDLERVEKALERYIRSTTSEKPILTKALYVKYVPAEEFRRMIQPMLSEVGEVYVLGTGIATTVAEERELRDLQQRAQAIAERLRDASPEERTQLQQELQRLQQRQQELQRVLQAPAGQRGDSVSMSGFPTAREGILGPEFRKEKSARVVFQNAVVIRDYADVVYRVMERYKDIVSEQPIQIKIEARVVELSSSAVRELGINWNALLSQARVPQFWSGGAGSNLGINVSPPLSPGLSATPGGILAFTFQRGVLNALNLRLSAFEQVQKAKTLSRPVIMTLNGEPATIQSVLEYPIRRVTVVPGGTTTVSIDYKLIPLNLTVTPVLLPEGNLMLDITITKSEITNIEKFITETGSVFDIPTVQSQRADTKVIVRDGDLVVLGGLVKAVDRNTERGIPGLMRIPFFRWLFMEQRTEKEDTELLIFIQPTLITQ; the protein is encoded by the coding sequence ATGAGGAAAGTATTAGGCTTTCTTGTGGTGCTTTTGCTTGTAGGTTTTTCCTATTCTCAAACCATAAGAGAAATGAGGTTTGAGAATGTTAAATTGGAAATAGTCCTAAAGGCACTGGCGGAAGTTTCTGGTATGAATGTCATATTTGACCCAGCAGTTTCTCAAGATCTTCAAAAGACGGTAAGCGTTGCCATATACAGACCTGTGCCTGTAGGAGAAGCTATGAACATTATACTGAAAACTCATAATCTCATTGCGGTGCCTGTGGATACGAGAGTTTTCAGAATAACAAAGTCTGGAGACTTAACCTTTGATGTGGCAAGATATACTGACGCACAAATAAAAGAGCTCGTAGACCTTTTAAAGGCAAGGGTTAGCCCCTCTGCGGAGATAGTAGTAGATAGAACACTTAAAAAGGTCTTTGTTAGAGATGAACTTTCAAGGATAGAACAGCTTAGAAGACTTCAAAGGGACATAGAAAGGGCAAGCCTTCAAGCAGAAGAAAGGGAAGAATACATAACAAAGGTGTTCTACATAAGAAGGGATATATCTTACAAAGACATAGCAAAGGCTCTGCAGGAGCTTAATATCAAAGATATGACTGTAACTGAAGCTCCTGAGTTTAACGCTCTTATAGTTTCCGCTAACAGAAGAGACCTTGAAAGGGTAGAAAAGGCTCTTGAGAGATATATAAGAAGCACAACCTCAGAAAAGCCAATACTTACAAAGGCTCTGTATGTCAAATATGTTCCTGCGGAAGAGTTTAGAAGAATGATACAACCCATGCTCTCCGAAGTTGGTGAGGTTTATGTTTTAGGCACTGGCATTGCAACCACTGTGGCAGAAGAGAGGGAGCTAAGAGACCTCCAGCAAAGGGCTCAGGCAATTGCAGAAAGACTTAGGGATGCATCACCCGAAGAGAGAACACAGCTACAGCAAGAGCTACAAAGACTTCAGCAAAGACAACAGGAGCTTCAGAGGGTTCTTCAAGCTCCCGCCGGTCAGAGAGGAGACAGCGTTAGTATGTCAGGCTTTCCTACAGCAAGGGAAGGCATACTCGGTCCAGAGTTTAGAAAGGAAAAATCCGCAAGGGTGGTATTCCAAAATGCGGTCGTGATTAGGGACTATGCGGACGTGGTATATAGAGTAATGGAAAGATACAAGGATATAGTATCAGAGCAACCCATTCAGATAAAGATAGAGGCAAGGGTTGTGGAGCTTTCTTCCAGTGCGGTTAGGGAGCTTGGAATAAACTGGAATGCTCTTCTTTCTCAAGCAAGGGTGCCTCAATTTTGGAGCGGTGGAGCGGGTTCTAATCTTGGAATAAACGTTTCTCCTCCGCTTAGTCCCGGACTTTCCGCAACACCCGGAGGAATACTTGCCTTTACCTTCCAGAGGGGTGTGTTAAATGCTCTTAACCTAAGGCTCTCTGCCTTTGAGCAGGTGCAGAAAGCTAAAACCCTCTCAAGGCCTGTTATTATGACCCTTAACGGTGAGCCAGCTACCATACAGAGCGTGCTTGAGTATCCAATAAGAAGAGTCACCGTTGTCCCTGGAGGAACTACAACGGTCAGCATAGACTACAAGCTAATACCCCTAAACCTCACCGTCACGCCTGTCCTTCTCCCAGAGGGCAATCTTATGCTGGATATCACCATAACAAAATCAGAGATAACAAACATTGAAAAGTTTATCACAGAAACAGGCTCTGTTTTTGACATTCCAACAGTTCAAAGCCAAAGGGCGGACACAAAGGTTATAGTAAGGGATGGAGACCTTGTGGTGCTTGGAGGTCTGGTAAAGGCTGTGGATAGAAACACAGAAAGAGGCATCCCGGGTCTTATGAGAATTCCCTTTTTTAGATGGCTCTTTATGGAGCAGAGGACAGAAAAGGAAGACACAGAGCTTCTTATCTTTATACAGCCAACGCTTATAACCCAGTAG
- a CDS encoding prepilin-type N-terminal cleavage/methylation domain-containing protein, with protein MRRVYGFSLIELMVVVSVIAILTLIALPSYQSYVKNAYKSKALANARVCLGEKAHSGVNNSSYNPPEGCTVAEDGSSCTCTVSGLVGSVTCSLGEGGSVSCE; from the coding sequence ATGAGGAGGGTATATGGGTTTTCTCTGATTGAGCTAATGGTTGTTGTTTCTGTAATTGCAATTTTGACTCTTATAGCCCTACCATCTTACCAATCCTATGTAAAGAACGCCTATAAATCCAAGGCTTTGGCTAACGCAAGGGTGTGTCTTGGAGAGAAGGCACATTCTGGTGTTAATAATTCCTCTTACAATCCTCCAGAAGGTTGCACTGTTGCGGAGGATGGTTCTTCTTGCACTTGCACTGTTTCTGGGTTGGTTGGCTCTGTGACCTGTAGTCTTGGAGAGGGTGGCTCGGTGAGCTGTGAATAG
- the ppsA gene encoding pyruvate, water dikinase: MAFLVWLDEVGIEDIPLVGGKNASLGEMIRNLSSLGVNVPYGFVVTSEAYYEFIRYNRLEGEIKKILQGLDPSNVEDLARRGHLIRELIKGGEFPREIEEGIKDYYQKLSERYGSFAIDVAVRSSATAEDLPHASFAGQQETYLNVVGAENVLTAVKNGFASLFTDRAISYRESFNFDHFKVGIAMGVQKMVRSDMGASGVMFTLDTESGFKDVVVINATYGLGELLVQGMVTPDEYMVFKPTLQAGYSAIIEKKLGRKDRKMVYGTGQERVKVVNVSLQEQKQFALSDDEILQLARWGILIEDYYSRKNGRWMPMDIEWAKDGILNQLFIVQARPETVHSRKEENILKVYKFTQPIEERLKGRIVYGIAVGDKIAHGKVRVIHDLKDAGQFQEGEILVTDITDPDWEPIMKKASGIITNRGGRTAHAAIVARELGIPAIVGTHKATEILKTGMEVTLSCAEGEIGYVYEGFIPFEVEEINLEKLPKTNTKIMMNVGNPESAFSYSSIPNDGVGLAREEFIIANYIKIHPLALLHYEELKALYQELKAQGLIDDRGNVSMAVVYRYAKPPLSERLAKGKDRKQVNLQKLIEDIESLTFGYEDKAQYFVKKLSYGIAKISSAFYPNPVIVRFSDFKSNEYRGLIGGELFEPEEENPMLGWRGASRYYSEVYKPAFGLECQAILRVRNKMGLTNTKVMIPFCRTPEEGERVLMVMEEYGLRRGENGLEVYVMAELPSNVVLADKFAEIFDGFSIGSNDLTQLTLGLDRDSGLIAHLYDERNEAVKRLIAQLIQTAKEKGRKVGICGQGPSDFPEFAVFLVEQGIDSISLNPDSVLKTMLVVAEAESKTKEAVS; encoded by the coding sequence ATGGCGTTTCTTGTTTGGCTTGATGAGGTAGGTATTGAAGACATCCCCCTTGTGGGAGGCAAAAACGCATCCCTTGGAGAGATGATAAGAAACCTCTCCTCTTTGGGTGTAAACGTGCCCTACGGATTTGTGGTTACATCAGAAGCCTACTATGAGTTTATAAGGTATAACAGGCTTGAGGGAGAGATAAAAAAGATACTTCAAGGACTTGACCCAAGCAACGTAGAAGACCTGGCTCGCAGAGGGCACTTGATTAGGGAGCTTATAAAGGGTGGAGAGTTTCCAAGAGAAATAGAGGAGGGTATAAAGGACTATTATCAAAAACTCTCAGAAAGGTATGGCTCCTTTGCTATAGATGTAGCGGTGCGTTCCTCAGCTACAGCAGAAGACCTTCCCCATGCATCCTTTGCAGGACAGCAAGAGACCTACCTCAACGTGGTGGGCGCAGAAAACGTGCTAACTGCGGTAAAAAACGGCTTTGCTTCTCTTTTTACAGATAGAGCCATATCCTACAGAGAGTCCTTTAACTTTGACCACTTTAAGGTGGGTATAGCTATGGGTGTGCAAAAGATGGTCCGCTCCGACATGGGTGCGTCGGGTGTTATGTTTACCCTTGATACAGAATCAGGCTTTAAGGATGTGGTGGTGATAAATGCCACCTACGGGCTCGGTGAGCTCTTGGTGCAGGGTATGGTTACACCCGACGAATACATGGTCTTTAAGCCTACCCTTCAAGCGGGATACTCCGCCATAATTGAAAAAAAACTGGGAAGAAAAGACAGAAAGATGGTATATGGCACTGGGCAGGAAAGGGTAAAGGTGGTAAACGTGTCCCTTCAGGAGCAAAAGCAGTTCGCCCTTTCTGACGATGAAATACTCCAGCTTGCAAGGTGGGGCATACTCATAGAGGACTACTACTCAAGAAAGAACGGCAGGTGGATGCCTATGGATATAGAATGGGCAAAGGATGGAATTCTCAACCAACTCTTTATAGTGCAAGCCAGACCCGAAACAGTCCACTCAAGAAAGGAAGAAAACATACTCAAGGTTTACAAGTTTACCCAGCCTATCGAAGAAAGGTTAAAGGGAAGAATAGTCTATGGCATAGCAGTTGGCGATAAAATAGCTCACGGAAAGGTAAGGGTAATACATGACCTAAAGGATGCGGGGCAGTTTCAAGAGGGCGAGATACTTGTAACGGACATAACGGACCCAGACTGGGAACCCATAATGAAGAAAGCAAGTGGAATAATAACCAACAGAGGTGGAAGGACCGCTCACGCAGCCATAGTGGCAAGAGAGCTTGGAATACCTGCTATCGTTGGCACTCACAAGGCAACTGAGATACTAAAAACAGGTATGGAAGTCACCCTTTCCTGTGCGGAAGGAGAGATAGGATACGTTTACGAAGGCTTTATACCCTTTGAGGTTGAAGAGATAAACCTTGAAAAGCTTCCAAAGACTAACACAAAAATAATGATGAACGTGGGAAACCCTGAATCTGCCTTTAGTTACTCTTCTATACCTAACGATGGCGTAGGACTTGCCAGAGAAGAGTTCATCATAGCTAACTACATAAAAATACACCCCCTTGCACTGCTTCATTATGAGGAGCTAAAGGCTCTTTATCAAGAACTCAAGGCTCAGGGTCTTATAGATGACAGAGGAAATGTGAGCATGGCTGTGGTATATAGGTATGCCAAACCACCGCTCTCTGAAAGGCTTGCAAAGGGCAAAGACAGAAAACAAGTAAACCTTCAAAAACTTATAGAAGACATAGAAAGCCTAACCTTCGGATACGAGGACAAGGCTCAATACTTCGTCAAAAAGCTCTCCTACGGAATTGCCAAAATATCCTCCGCTTTCTATCCAAACCCTGTGATAGTGAGGTTTTCTGACTTTAAGTCCAACGAATACAGAGGACTTATAGGTGGTGAGCTTTTTGAACCAGAAGAAGAAAACCCCATGCTCGGTTGGAGGGGTGCATCAAGGTATTATTCAGAGGTCTATAAGCCTGCTTTTGGGCTTGAGTGTCAGGCAATCTTAAGGGTTAGAAATAAAATGGGTTTGACAAATACAAAGGTTATGATACCATTTTGTAGAACACCTGAGGAGGGAGAAAGGGTGCTTATGGTAATGGAGGAATACGGGCTCAGGAGAGGAGAGAATGGGCTTGAAGTTTATGTGATGGCAGAGCTTCCAAGCAATGTGGTTCTTGCGGACAAGTTCGCAGAGATATTTGATGGCTTTTCCATAGGCTCTAACGACCTTACACAGCTTACACTTGGGCTTGATAGAGACTCTGGGCTTATTGCCCACCTTTACGATGAAAGAAACGAAGCGGTAAAAAGACTTATAGCACAGCTTATACAAACTGCAAAGGAAAAGGGCAGAAAGGTGGGGATATGCGGTCAGGGACCTTCGGACTTTCCAGAGTTTGCAGTCTTTCTGGTAGAGCAAGGCATAGACAGCATATCTCTAAACCCAGACTCTGTGCTTAAGACCATGCTCGTGGTTGCGGAAGCAGAGAGTAAAACGAAAGAGGCTGTGTCATGA